In the Campylobacter showae genome, one interval contains:
- the flgG gene encoding flagellar basal-body rod protein FlgG, with amino-acid sequence MMRSIYSAATGMIAQQTQIDVTSHNIANVNTIGYKKNRAEFADLMYQVMEYAGTAISETTKSPTGIEVGLGARPTAITKIFSQGYFKETSNNLDMVIAGNGFFQVQLPDGTTAYTRNGAFKLDSEGTIVNSDGYVLQPQMTIPADATQVSVGTDGTVSVLQPGNTEMTQVGRIELANFINPAGLHSMGDNLYLPTGSSGEVVVGTAGQDGLGTIRQGFVEMSNVQLVEEMTDLITGQRAYEANSKAITTSDDMLSIVNSLKR; translated from the coding sequence ATGATGAGGTCTATTTATTCTGCCGCCACCGGTATGATCGCCCAACAAACCCAGATCGACGTCACGTCGCACAACATCGCAAACGTAAACACCATCGGCTACAAGAAAAACCGCGCCGAGTTTGCCGATCTGATGTATCAGGTTATGGAGTATGCAGGCACGGCGATCAGCGAAACGACGAAAAGCCCGACGGGTATCGAGGTGGGTCTGGGCGCGCGTCCGACGGCGATAACGAAGATATTTTCGCAAGGGTATTTTAAGGAAACGAGTAACAACCTCGATATGGTTATCGCGGGTAACGGCTTTTTCCAGGTGCAGCTTCCGGACGGTACGACGGCGTATACTAGAAACGGCGCTTTTAAGCTAGATAGCGAGGGCACGATCGTAAACTCCGACGGCTATGTGCTCCAGCCGCAGATGACTATCCCGGCCGACGCAACGCAGGTCTCAGTCGGTACCGACGGCACCGTATCCGTGCTGCAGCCGGGCAACACCGAGATGACGCAGGTAGGCCGCATCGAGCTAGCAAATTTTATCAACCCTGCAGGCCTGCACTCCATGGGCGACAACCTCTATCTGCCGACGGGCTCTAGCGGCGAAGTCGTAGTCGGTACGGCGGGTCAGGACGGTCTGGGTACGATCAGGCAGGGATTTGTAGAGATGAGTAACGTCCAGCTGGTCGAAGAGATGACCGACCTCATCACGGGTCAGCGCGCGTATGAAGCAAACTCGAAGGCGATCACGACGAGCGACGATATGCTCTCGATCGTAAATAGTCTAAAGAGATAG
- a CDS encoding flagellar hook-basal body protein, giving the protein MNNGYYQATGAMVTQFNRLDVIANNLANINTIGFKRDDVVVGDFERIFKEYRDELPIENHTKDAAKFLNRTIDRVPQISEQYVDFSQGGLKFSNNDLDFAMKREDLFFLVEVKPGDVRLTKNGSFDLDEDGFLVTKEGYKVLPSDYFTNNFQGIQIPQGERFSADKNGILYSNEEPLARLYIAQPKEIRNLTKEGDNLYVLPNLKELEDVGGEIDAVAWKYTQISNVNAVTEMVGLIETQRFVEMYQKMMTSHMDDLNQEAISKLANTKV; this is encoded by the coding sequence ATGAACAACGGCTACTACCAAGCAACCGGCGCCATGGTGACGCAGTTTAACCGCCTAGACGTCATCGCAAACAATCTAGCCAACATAAACACTATCGGCTTTAAACGCGACGACGTCGTGGTGGGGGATTTTGAGAGGATTTTCAAAGAGTATCGCGATGAGCTGCCGATAGAAAATCACACGAAAGACGCGGCGAAATTTCTAAACAGAACTATCGACAGGGTGCCGCAAATCTCGGAGCAATACGTGGATTTTAGTCAGGGTGGGCTTAAATTTTCAAACAACGACCTTGATTTTGCGATGAAGCGAGAGGATCTGTTTTTCCTAGTCGAGGTAAAGCCCGGCGACGTGCGTCTAACCAAAAACGGCTCGTTTGATCTCGACGAGGACGGTTTTTTGGTAACCAAAGAGGGCTACAAGGTGCTGCCGAGCGATTATTTTACGAATAATTTTCAAGGCATCCAAATCCCGCAGGGCGAGCGCTTCTCCGCCGATAAAAACGGCATTCTATACTCAAACGAGGAGCCGCTAGCTAGGCTTTATATCGCGCAGCCAAAAGAGATACGAAATCTAACCAAAGAGGGCGATAATCTCTACGTTTTGCCGAATTTAAAGGAGCTTGAAGACGTGGGCGGCGAGATAGACGCGGTCGCGTGGAAATACACTCAAATCTCCAACGTAAACGCCGTGACCGAGATGGTCGGGCTCATCGAGACGCAGCGCTTTGTCGAGATGTATCAAAAGATGATGACGTCGCATATGGATGATCTAAATCAGGAAGCTATAAGTAAGCTCGCTAACACGAAAGTCTAA
- the rpoD gene encoding RNA polymerase sigma factor RpoD — MLFFYKKKESQMSTAKKEALSLIEELFKENAKGYITYEKLVKFLDKAPTAAVAKKIESLAKANKIQLITSAEIAKMRNIEDAKKRREELAKLADDSLEEEFDLASETDLLEWSRSDSPVRMYLREMGQIALLTKEEEVEISKKIELGEDIIIDAFCSVPYLIDFILDYKEPLINRERRVKELFRSFDDEGEEEGEEVEEEEEIEEEGEEGEEKEAKPKKNSRKDDKRTEKVIESFRALEKAKKEWLKTANKQNEVETEDEFLAKITLAFKKKILKDKLMDLGPTSKLITEIVKSMETALKSDDDFDKELKRLEYKLPMFSDELKKNHKSILKDIIKLSKDDIIARVPEATMVSTYVEIKKLFATKEASKSGFNLDPILLKEILEQIKRGKKISDEAKARMAKSNLRLVVSIAKRYTNRGLPFLDLIQEGNIGLMKAVDKFEYKKGYKFSTYATWWIRQAISRAIADQARTIRIPIHMIETINRINKINRKYLQEEGKEPDVSVIAQEVGLSIDKVKQVIKITKEPISLEAPIGNEEDGKFGDFVEDRSSLSPMDHILKNDLKEQIDEVLDQLNEREKAVIRMRFGLLDDESDRTLEEIGKELNVTRERVRQIESSAIKKLKHPKVGRKLKNYIEG; from the coding sequence ATCCTCTTTTTCTACAAAAAGAAGGAATCCCAAATGAGTACCGCAAAAAAAGAGGCATTGTCGCTTATAGAAGAGCTTTTTAAAGAAAATGCCAAAGGCTATATCACTTACGAAAAACTAGTTAAATTCCTAGACAAAGCGCCGACCGCAGCAGTAGCAAAAAAGATAGAGTCGCTAGCTAAAGCAAATAAAATCCAGCTTATTACCTCAGCTGAAATCGCCAAAATGCGCAACATCGAAGACGCCAAAAAGCGCCGCGAGGAGCTAGCGAAGCTAGCCGACGATAGTCTAGAGGAAGAATTCGACCTCGCCAGTGAAACGGATCTACTCGAGTGGTCGCGCTCGGATAGCCCAGTGCGTATGTATCTGCGCGAAATGGGCCAAATCGCGCTACTAACCAAAGAAGAAGAAGTAGAAATCAGCAAAAAAATCGAGCTTGGCGAAGACATCATCATAGACGCATTTTGCTCGGTGCCCTACCTAATCGACTTTATCCTTGATTACAAAGAACCGCTTATCAACCGCGAACGCCGCGTAAAAGAGCTTTTTAGAAGCTTTGATGATGAGGGCGAGGAAGAAGGCGAAGAGGTAGAAGAAGAGGAAGAAATCGAAGAAGAAGGTGAAGAAGGCGAAGAAAAAGAAGCCAAGCCTAAAAAAAATAGCAGAAAAGACGATAAACGTACCGAAAAAGTAATCGAAAGCTTTAGAGCGCTCGAAAAAGCCAAAAAAGAGTGGCTAAAGACTGCAAATAAACAAAACGAAGTCGAGACGGAAGATGAGTTTTTAGCAAAGATAACTCTTGCGTTTAAAAAGAAAATCCTAAAAGACAAGCTGATGGACCTAGGGCCTACCAGCAAGCTCATAACCGAGATCGTAAAGTCGATGGAAACAGCGCTAAAGAGCGATGACGACTTCGACAAAGAGTTAAAAAGGCTTGAGTATAAGCTGCCGATGTTTAGCGACGAACTAAAGAAAAATCACAAGTCCATCTTAAAAGATATCATAAAGCTAAGCAAAGACGACATCATCGCTAGAGTGCCAGAGGCTACAATGGTCTCGACCTACGTGGAGATCAAAAAACTATTTGCGACCAAGGAAGCGAGCAAGAGCGGATTCAACCTCGATCCGATACTTTTAAAAGAAATTTTAGAGCAAATCAAGCGCGGCAAAAAGATATCCGACGAAGCAAAAGCTAGGATGGCAAAGTCAAATTTACGTCTAGTTGTGAGCATAGCCAAGCGCTACACAAACCGCGGCTTGCCGTTTTTAGACCTTATTCAAGAGGGCAATATCGGGCTAATGAAAGCGGTTGATAAATTTGAGTATAAAAAAGGGTATAAATTTTCAACCTATGCGACGTGGTGGATACGCCAAGCCATCAGCCGCGCTATAGCTGATCAAGCCCGCACGATACGCATACCTATCCATATGATAGAAACGATAAACCGTATCAATAAAATCAACCGCAAATACCTCCAAGAAGAGGGCAAAGAGCCTGATGTGAGCGTCATAGCGCAAGAAGTCGGACTAAGCATAGACAAAGTAAAACAGGTCATCAAAATCACGAAAGAGCCTATCAGCCTAGAAGCCCCTATCGGCAACGAAGAGGACGGCAAATTTGGGGATTTCGTCGAGGATAGAAGCTCTCTAAGCCCGATGGATCACATCCTAAAAAACGATCTAAAAGAGCAGATAGACGAGGTCCTAGACCAGCTAAACGAGCGCGAAAAAGCGGTTATCAGGATGAGATTCGGCCTGCTCGACGACGAGAGCGACCGCACGCTAGAAGAGATCGGCAAAGAACTAAACGTAACCCGCGAGCGCGTCCGCCAGATCGAAAGCTCTGCTATCAAAAAACTAAAACACCCAAAAGTCGGTAGAAAACTCAAAAACTACATCGAGGGCTAA
- a CDS encoding ABC transporter substrate-binding protein, whose product MSKIHSFALALALCASSLFADRVVTDQLGRDVTLPDEVKRIVVLQHQSLNALNELNALDKVVGVQESWEKSLGKNYIRLAPSLKDMPTPGDLKVINYEAVLKLKPDVVIVTNYIPQEYIDKMSELKIPVIAVSFQRSDAADKGKLNPTFKDDEAAYTEGFYDGIELLGKVANREKEAAELISFVKNSQEQLKAKFSDFIVDKRPKIYMANPDLTTYGSGKYTGIMFMRAGAQNVAAESIKGYKQVSAEQILAWAPQMIFVQDRYPQVPAELKSNPQLANLSAVKEDKIYMMPEYAKAWGYPTAEAMALGEWWLAMKLYPKHFDEAEFDKKVEEFYQKFYRTSYK is encoded by the coding sequence ATGAGTAAAATTCACTCTTTCGCGCTAGCTCTTGCGCTGTGCGCTAGTTCGCTTTTTGCAGATCGCGTCGTAACCGATCAGCTAGGCCGCGACGTCACGCTACCGGACGAAGTTAAGCGCATAGTCGTGCTTCAGCACCAAAGCCTAAACGCGCTAAATGAGCTAAACGCGCTGGATAAGGTCGTCGGCGTGCAGGAGTCGTGGGAAAAGTCGCTCGGCAAAAACTATATCCGCCTAGCGCCGAGCCTAAAAGACATGCCGACCCCTGGCGATCTAAAGGTCATCAACTACGAAGCGGTGCTTAAGCTAAAGCCCGACGTCGTGATCGTCACTAACTACATCCCGCAAGAATACATCGACAAGATGAGCGAGCTCAAAATCCCCGTGATCGCCGTTAGCTTTCAGCGCAGCGACGCCGCCGATAAAGGCAAGCTAAATCCGACTTTCAAAGACGACGAGGCGGCCTACACCGAGGGCTTTTACGACGGAATCGAGCTTCTTGGCAAAGTTGCAAACCGCGAGAAAGAGGCCGCCGAGCTCATAAGTTTCGTCAAAAACTCGCAAGAGCAGCTAAAGGCTAAATTTAGCGACTTCATCGTGGATAAAAGACCTAAAATTTACATGGCAAATCCCGATCTCACGACCTATGGCAGCGGCAAGTACACGGGCATAATGTTTATGCGTGCAGGCGCGCAAAACGTCGCAGCAGAGAGTATCAAGGGCTACAAGCAAGTATCCGCCGAGCAAATTTTAGCGTGGGCGCCGCAGATGATCTTCGTGCAGGATCGCTACCCGCAGGTGCCTGCCGAGCTTAAATCCAACCCTCAGCTTGCAAATTTAAGCGCGGTCAAAGAGGATAAAATTTACATGATGCCCGAATACGCCAAAGCGTGGGGCTATCCGACTGCCGAAGCCATGGCGCTTGGCGAGTGGTGGCTAGCGATGAAGCTCTATCCGAAGCACTTTGACGAGGCGGAGTTTGACAAAAAAGTGGAGGAATTTTATCAAAAATTCTACCGCACGAGCTATAAATGA
- a CDS encoding FecCD family ABC transporter permease, whose translation MKFSALLLLWVLLFAVSLGTGQYPVGLEETGKILLGSAADETAKSVVLDIRIPRALLSSLCGGILALSGLALQAVFKNPLVGPHIVGVSTAAAFGGALCIMLGFGSYFIVGFAFFFGLAALFMLYFIAKFVSRSDVFSLILAGIVINGVFAALTSLVQYLADNEDVLPNIIYWLLGSFVRADYDKLIMLATVSAPCVAALIAMRWRFNLLSLEDGDLKVLGVNIVQLRSVILIVCTLLVAAQVSVSGNIGWIGLVVPHVARMIFGSDHLRSMPACFVAGAVFMLAIDDVSRSISSSEVPLSIISALIGSPIFAILLKRSADANRR comes from the coding sequence ATGAAATTTTCCGCCCTACTGCTGCTCTGGGTCCTGCTATTTGCGGTATCGCTGGGTACCGGGCAGTATCCAGTTGGCCTAGAGGAGACGGGTAAAATTTTACTCGGCTCCGCCGCCGACGAGACGGCAAAGAGCGTGGTGCTTGATATCCGCATCCCGCGCGCCCTACTTTCGAGCCTTTGCGGCGGGATCTTGGCGCTTAGCGGCCTTGCGCTTCAGGCGGTGTTTAAAAACCCGCTCGTAGGCCCGCACATCGTGGGCGTGAGCACAGCGGCGGCATTCGGCGGCGCGCTTTGCATTATGCTTGGCTTTGGCTCCTACTTTATCGTGGGTTTTGCCTTCTTTTTCGGGCTTGCGGCACTTTTTATGCTCTATTTTATCGCCAAATTCGTATCTCGCAGCGACGTCTTTTCGCTTATCTTAGCCGGCATCGTCATAAACGGCGTGTTTGCCGCGCTAACGAGCCTCGTGCAGTATCTAGCCGACAACGAAGACGTGCTGCCAAACATCATCTACTGGCTGCTTGGCAGCTTCGTGCGTGCAGACTACGACAAGCTCATCATGCTCGCCACCGTTTCGGCGCCCTGCGTCGCGGCGCTCATCGCGATGCGGTGGCGATTTAACCTACTTAGCCTCGAAGACGGCGATCTAAAGGTGCTGGGCGTAAACATCGTGCAGCTGCGCTCAGTCATCCTCATCGTCTGCACCCTGCTAGTCGCCGCACAGGTCAGCGTCAGCGGAAACATCGGCTGGATCGGACTTGTGGTGCCGCACGTCGCTAGGATGATATTTGGCAGCGACCACTTACGCTCGATGCCCGCTTGCTTCGTAGCTGGAGCCGTTTTTATGCTCGCTATCGACGACGTATCGCGCTCGATCAGCTCTAGCGAAGTGCCGCTTAGCATCATCTCCGCGCTCATCGGCAGCCCGATATTCGCCATCCTCTTAAAAAGGAGCGCCGATGCGAACAGAAGGTAG
- a CDS encoding ABC transporter ATP-binding protein — protein sequence MRTEGSLLSIKDAGFFYEEGKFLFRNLSFEIKRGQILAILGLNGQGKSTLMSCMMGILGLKEGQLFTQAKFGFLPQSFSVAFDYSVQDIVAMGRVRDISLFSKPSKRDVQICLDALESLEISHLKNKRFNSLSGGQKQLVLFARAIASKSEILFLDEPASALDIKNQDRVLSLIVNLKQKSSAGIVFTTHQPNHALAVADRTLILKDDLSYVYGLSAEVLNEENLNALYRVRMKTAEFDIEGERIPSITQIFSAQVK from the coding sequence ATGCGAACAGAAGGTAGTTTGCTCTCCATCAAGGATGCGGGATTTTTCTACGAAGAGGGCAAATTTCTTTTTAGAAATTTGAGCTTTGAGATAAAGCGCGGTCAAATTTTAGCGATCCTGGGGCTAAATGGTCAGGGCAAAAGCACGCTGATGTCGTGCATGATGGGAATTTTAGGCCTCAAAGAGGGGCAGCTTTTTACGCAGGCGAAATTCGGCTTTTTGCCGCAAAGCTTTAGCGTGGCGTTTGATTACAGCGTGCAAGACATCGTGGCGATGGGGCGCGTGCGCGATATTTCGCTATTTTCAAAGCCGAGCAAACGCGACGTGCAGATCTGCCTGGACGCGCTTGAGAGCCTTGAAATTTCACATCTGAAAAACAAGCGCTTCAACTCGCTTTCAGGCGGTCAAAAGCAGCTCGTGCTCTTTGCCAGAGCGATCGCGAGCAAAAGCGAAATTCTGTTTTTGGACGAGCCTGCCAGCGCGCTTGATATCAAAAACCAAGATCGCGTGCTAAGTCTCATCGTAAATTTAAAGCAAAAAAGTAGCGCCGGCATCGTTTTTACCACGCATCAGCCAAACCACGCCCTTGCGGTCGCCGATCGCACGCTCATCTTAAAAGACGATCTTAGCTATGTTTACGGGCTCAGCGCCGAGGTTTTAAACGAGGAAAATTTAAACGCGCTCTACCGCGTGCGGATGAAAACGGCGGAATTTGACATAGAGGGCGAGCGGATACCCAGCATCACGCAAATTTTCAGCGCACAGGTGAAGTAG
- a CDS encoding rhodanese-like domain-containing protein, whose translation MRKILLLGAAAAMAFAEISTVQVSPEAIKNYEQIVDIRTPAEWMETGVIKGAKTITFNATDKEGFLSELKANVDLKKPVALICRSGRRSAAAAMMIDSPELNIINLDGGMGSLINQGYETVPYQK comes from the coding sequence ATGAGAAAAATTTTACTTTTAGGAGCGGCGGCGGCGATGGCTTTTGCAGAAATTTCTACGGTTCAAGTTAGCCCAGAGGCGATCAAAAACTACGAGCAGATCGTAGATATCAGGACGCCTGCTGAATGGATGGAAACGGGCGTGATAAAGGGCGCAAAGACTATTACTTTTAACGCAACCGATAAAGAGGGATTTTTGAGCGAGCTTAAAGCCAATGTCGATCTAAAAAAACCGGTCGCGCTCATATGCAGAAGCGGACGCAGAAGCGCTGCAGCGGCGATGATGATAGATTCGCCGGAACTAAATATAATAAATCTTGACGGCGGTATGGGCAGCCTCATAAATCAAGGCTACGAAACCGTACCGTATCAAAAATAA
- a CDS encoding CinA family protein: MKNALLIIGEDIGVNAPFLDYIFCAYKRHFGELGEFRFVSKSDKELPFIIEHLCARSDSLCIYASSQNCSVAAKILATLSGDILELKSPQMLAPSRAEKFSDEGFLIKLNQTYVNLLKADANQKLPAIDIKTQRDFGYFHLVDIDEESAKILLEPLAKTYEVQIYSSQILSNLALIRVEANKFGQTSGFINGAKNLFSGKFFEGEDVFRHVASALMASGLKLTFAESCTAGLAAAKFGAFAGVSAAFNGSLVTYANEMKRDWLGVSDEILQVYGAVSEQCVMAMLKGALKASESDFSLAISGIAGPDGGSEAKPVGTVFVGAYAKDGERIIERLNLNGDRNYIREQSALAAYVCLLKLKPRLFLA; encoded by the coding sequence GTGAAAAACGCACTACTGATCATCGGCGAAGATATCGGCGTAAACGCGCCTTTTTTAGATTATATTTTTTGCGCTTACAAGCGGCATTTCGGCGAGCTGGGCGAGTTTAGGTTCGTTAGTAAAAGCGACAAGGAGCTGCCGTTTATCATCGAGCATCTTTGCGCGCGTTCGGACAGCCTTTGTATCTACGCGTCGAGTCAAAACTGCTCTGTCGCGGCTAAAATTTTAGCTACGTTAAGCGGCGATATTTTAGAGCTAAAATCCCCGCAAATGCTAGCTCCGAGTAGGGCTGAAAAATTTAGCGACGAGGGCTTTTTAATCAAACTAAATCAAACTTACGTAAATTTACTAAAGGCCGACGCGAACCAAAAACTGCCTGCCATAGATATCAAAACGCAGCGAGATTTCGGCTATTTTCACCTGGTCGATATCGACGAGGAGAGCGCGAAAATCCTGCTAGAACCGCTGGCAAAAACTTACGAAGTGCAGATTTATTCGTCTCAAATTTTGTCGAATTTGGCGCTAATTAGAGTAGAGGCGAACAAATTCGGCCAAACGAGCGGCTTTATAAACGGCGCGAAAAATCTCTTTTCTGGTAAATTTTTTGAGGGCGAGGATGTTTTCCGTCACGTTGCTAGCGCGCTTATGGCAAGCGGACTCAAGCTTACCTTTGCCGAGTCTTGCACGGCGGGGCTTGCCGCGGCAAAATTCGGAGCTTTTGCGGGGGTTTCAGCGGCGTTTAACGGCTCGCTAGTGACCTACGCAAACGAGATGAAACGCGACTGGCTGGGCGTTAGCGATGAGATTTTACAAGTCTACGGCGCGGTGAGCGAGCAGTGCGTGATGGCGATGCTAAAAGGCGCGCTAAAGGCGAGCGAATCGGACTTTTCGCTAGCCATAAGCGGCATCGCGGGACCTGACGGCGGTAGCGAGGCAAAGCCCGTGGGGACGGTGTTTGTGGGAGCTTATGCAAAAGACGGCGAGCGTATCATCGAAAGGCTAAATTTAAACGGAGATCGCAACTACATAAGAGAGCAAAGCGCGCTGGCGGCGTATGTTTGCTTGCTAAAGCTAAAGCCGAGGCTGTTTTTGGCGTAA
- the ileS gene encoding isoleucine--tRNA ligase — MDYKDTLLLPNTEFPMRGNLPENEPKRLKSWFDDRKIYEKMKAKRQKAAKSFTLHDGPPYANGNIHIGHALNKTLKDIILKTHYFFGENVRFTPGWDCHGLPIEQQVEVKLGDKKKSLSKTQIRELCREHAREFIEVQKESFKQLGVASDWDDPYLTMKFKFEAEIYKTLCKVAKRGLLIERSKPVYWSWAARSALAEAEVEYEDKEDYSIYVAFKLGEEAAAKIGAKDARAVIWTTTPWTLPANQAISLSPSEIYVLTAENLIFAKEMLGELEKEGLTKGEILKEFASAELENLHAVNPLNGRKSLFILGDHVTMDGGTGLVHTAAGHGEDDYYASLKYGIEVIMPVDEGGLYDETLKTKKLFPEDVVDELIGMHIFKANEKILELLGSNLLKVSKFVHSYPFCWRTHKPVIYRATKQWFIAMDEPKIEGKTLREVALKELENVKFYPASGVKRIGSMIENRPDWCISRQRDWGVPIAFFRRKDTKEPIFDDEILDNVAAIFEQKGADAWWDSEIKDLLPANCKYDPQNLEKVMDILDVWFDSGSTWAAVLKSGDYDAGSYPADMYLEGSDQHRGWFQSSLLLSCAAQGRAPYRSVLTHGFTVDENGQKMSKSKGNVVAPADVAKTYGVEILRLWVALSDYSSDLKISENILKQVSEQYRKIRNTIRFLLANVNDLEDIETSNFNILDRWILSRAKKTFDETEAAFRNYDFSKGFSLLMNFLSADLSGIYLDICKDRLYCDAKDSDTRRSAQSAMALITRALLPLIAPTLTYTVDEAMDYAPEIIKNGAADAFDLEYAPLDFEFNVDDELLVASREKFFELIDVLKKDKKIKSTLELVLQTSSNLILSEDINEISDWYMVSDVQSLDGNDSLAEFDVGNDKFKLVLSTRHKCPRCWKFTAKHDGETCPRCEKVLKNV; from the coding sequence ATGGATTACAAAGATACATTATTGCTTCCAAACACCGAATTTCCCATGCGCGGCAACCTGCCGGAAAACGAACCCAAACGCTTAAAATCGTGGTTTGACGATAGAAAAATCTACGAAAAAATGAAAGCTAAAAGGCAAAAAGCCGCCAAAAGCTTCACTCTGCACGACGGCCCTCCCTACGCCAACGGCAACATCCACATCGGACACGCGCTAAACAAAACCCTAAAAGACATCATCTTAAAAACGCACTATTTCTTCGGCGAAAACGTGAGATTTACGCCTGGCTGGGACTGCCACGGACTACCGATCGAGCAGCAAGTCGAGGTAAAACTGGGCGATAAGAAAAAAAGCCTTAGCAAAACGCAAATCCGCGAGCTTTGCCGCGAGCACGCCAGAGAGTTTATCGAGGTGCAAAAGGAGAGCTTTAAACAGCTAGGCGTCGCCAGCGACTGGGACGACCCGTATCTGACGATGAAATTTAAATTTGAAGCCGAAATTTACAAAACGCTTTGCAAGGTCGCCAAACGCGGACTTTTGATCGAGCGAAGCAAGCCTGTGTACTGGAGCTGGGCGGCTAGAAGCGCTCTAGCAGAAGCCGAGGTCGAGTACGAGGACAAAGAAGATTACAGCATCTACGTAGCCTTTAAGCTAGGCGAGGAAGCCGCCGCAAAAATCGGCGCAAAAGACGCTCGAGCGGTCATCTGGACGACCACGCCTTGGACGCTGCCGGCAAACCAAGCCATCTCGCTAAGTCCTAGCGAAATTTACGTTTTAACGGCTGAAAATTTGATATTTGCCAAAGAGATGCTTGGCGAACTAGAAAAAGAAGGGCTAACTAAGGGCGAGATTTTAAAAGAATTCGCCTCCGCCGAGCTTGAAAACCTGCACGCGGTAAATCCGCTAAACGGCAGAAAATCGCTATTTATCCTAGGCGATCACGTCACGATGGACGGCGGTACGGGTCTAGTACATACCGCTGCCGGACACGGCGAGGATGACTACTACGCGAGCCTAAAATACGGCATCGAAGTCATCATGCCAGTCGATGAAGGCGGCCTATACGACGAGACGCTAAAGACGAAAAAGTTATTCCCCGAGGACGTAGTAGACGAGCTAATCGGCATGCATATCTTTAAAGCCAACGAGAAAATTTTAGAGCTTCTAGGCTCAAATTTGCTAAAAGTTAGTAAATTCGTCCACTCGTATCCGTTTTGCTGGAGGACGCATAAGCCGGTTATCTACCGCGCTACCAAGCAGTGGTTTATCGCGATGGACGAGCCGAAAATCGAGGGCAAAACGCTACGAGAAGTCGCGCTAAAAGAGCTTGAAAACGTCAAATTTTACCCTGCAAGCGGCGTAAAAAGGATAGGCTCGATGATAGAAAATCGTCCCGACTGGTGCATCTCGCGCCAACGCGACTGGGGCGTGCCGATAGCGTTTTTTAGACGCAAGGATACTAAAGAGCCGATATTTGACGATGAAATTTTAGATAACGTCGCGGCGATATTTGAGCAAAAAGGCGCGGACGCGTGGTGGGATAGCGAGATAAAGGATCTATTGCCGGCAAACTGCAAATACGATCCGCAAAATTTAGAAAAAGTGATGGACATCCTCGACGTTTGGTTTGACAGCGGATCGACGTGGGCTGCAGTGCTAAAAAGCGGCGACTACGATGCTGGTAGCTATCCTGCGGATATGTATCTAGAGGGTAGCGATCAGCACAGAGGCTGGTTCCAAAGCTCGCTACTGCTAAGCTGCGCCGCGCAAGGAAGAGCGCCGTATAGAAGCGTGCTCACGCACGGCTTTACCGTCGATGAAAACGGTCAAAAGATGAGCAAAAGCAAGGGCAACGTCGTAGCTCCGGCGGACGTCGCTAAAACCTACGGCGTGGAAATTTTACGCCTTTGGGTTGCGCTTAGCGACTACTCCAGCGACCTAAAAATCAGCGAAAACATCCTAAAGCAAGTAAGCGAACAATACCGAAAAATACGCAATACGATAAGATTTCTACTAGCCAACGTAAACGATCTAGAAGACATCGAAACGTCAAATTTCAACATCCTTGACCGCTGGATACTAAGCCGCGCGAAAAAAACATTTGATGAGACCGAAGCAGCGTTTAGAAATTACGACTTTTCAAAGGGCTTTAGCCTGCTGATGAATTTCTTAAGCGCCGATTTAAGCGGCATATACCTTGATATCTGCAAAGACCGCCTATACTGCGACGCCAAAGACAGCGATACGCGCCGCTCGGCTCAAAGCGCCATGGCGCTAATCACAAGAGCGCTCCTACCGCTCATCGCTCCGACTCTAACCTACACCGTGGACGAGGCGATGGACTATGCGCCCGAAATCATCAAAAACGGCGCGGCGGACGCATTTGATCTAGAGTATGCGCCGCTAGATTTTGAGTTTAACGTAGACGACGAGTTGCTAGTAGCTAGCCGCGAGAAGTTTTTCGAGCTAATCGACGTACTCAAAAAAGATAAAAAGATAAAATCAACCCTCGAGCTAGTGCTGCAAACCAGCTCAAATTTGATCCTAAGCGAAGACATAAACGAGATCAGCGACTGGTATATGGTTAGCGACGTCCAGAGCCTAGACGGCAACGACAGCCTAGCCGAATTTGACGTCGGAAACGACAAATTTAAACTCGTTTTATCAACGCGACACAAATGCCCGAGATGTTGGAAATTTACCGCTAAGCACGACGGCGAAACCTGCCCGAGATGCGAAAAGGTACTAAAAAATGTCTGA